The genomic DNA GTGATTCCTGTAGAAATGCTTCGTAGTATGAAGCTTGAGAAAGGAGATTCTTTGTATGCTGTTGAGTCACCTGAAGGTTACACAATTACTCCGTATAATCCAGAAGTGGTTCGTCAGATCGAACGAGGTCGTGCTTTCATCAAGCAGAATCGTGAGGTTTTCAAAGCCTTAGCTGAGTGAATGTTCCAATTTGGCTAAATGAGAATGCACTACGCTTGTTGCACGGAGAGAGTCTAGCAGAGTTCGGCGGACTTCCTGGCATTAGAGATGAAGGTTTATTGTTGTCTGCTTTAGCTCGTCCACAAAATCTTTTTGCTTACGAGAAGGTAAGGAATATTGCCAGACTAGCTGCGGCATACGCCTATGGTCTTGCTAAAAACCATCTTTTTAATGATGGAAAT from Myxosarcina sp. GI1 includes the following:
- a CDS encoding AbrB/MazE/SpoVT family DNA-binding domain-containing protein, coding for MYTLKLTTVGSSTGVVIPVEMLRSMKLEKGDSLYAVESPEGYTITPYNPEVVRQIERGRAFIKQNREVFKALAE
- a CDS encoding type II toxin-antitoxin system death-on-curing family toxin: MNVPIWLNENALRLLHGESLAEFGGLPGIRDEGLLLSALARPQNLFAYEKVRNIARLAAAYAYGLAKNHLFNDGNKRVAFLAIGMFLAVNDFKFDVEPTETVNTMIALAAGELSELELAEWIEKFIVKA